One genomic segment of Amycolatopsis sp. Hca4 includes these proteins:
- a CDS encoding ABC transporter ATP-binding protein has translation MPLIEVTDLRKRYGSRVAVDGVSFTVERGEIFGILGTNGAGKTTTVECLQGLRQADGGTISVLGLDPATDHAALTRRVGVQLQESQLPAKLRVREALELFASFYPQSADIDVLLDQLDLRDHARSCFGKLSGGQKQRVSIALALVGQPELAILDELTTGLDPHARRETWRLVEGVRAAGVTVLLVTHFMDEAERLCDRVAIFDAGRVVATGTPTELRAAAGASTLDDAFVSLTRSTR, from the coding sequence ATGCCCCTCATCGAAGTCACCGATCTCCGCAAGCGCTACGGCTCCCGGGTCGCGGTCGACGGCGTTTCGTTCACCGTCGAGCGCGGCGAAATCTTCGGCATCCTCGGCACGAACGGCGCCGGGAAGACCACCACCGTCGAATGCCTCCAGGGCCTGCGCCAGGCCGACGGCGGCACGATCTCCGTGCTCGGCCTGGACCCGGCGACCGACCACGCGGCGCTGACCCGCCGCGTCGGCGTCCAGCTGCAGGAGAGCCAGCTGCCGGCGAAACTGCGGGTGCGCGAGGCGCTGGAGCTGTTCGCGTCCTTCTACCCGCAGTCCGCCGACATCGACGTCCTGCTCGACCAGCTCGACCTGCGCGACCACGCCCGCAGTTGCTTCGGGAAGCTTTCCGGCGGCCAGAAGCAGCGGGTGTCGATCGCACTGGCGCTGGTGGGGCAGCCGGAGCTGGCGATCCTCGACGAGCTGACCACCGGGCTCGACCCGCACGCCCGCCGCGAAACGTGGCGGCTCGTCGAGGGCGTCCGCGCCGCCGGCGTCACGGTCCTGCTCGTCACCCACTTCATGGACGAAGCCGAGCGGCTCTGCGACCGCGTGGCGATCTTCGACGCCGGGCGCGTGGTCGCCACCGGCACCCCGACCGAGCTCCGCGCCGCCGCCGGAGCCTCCACTTTGGACGATGCGTTCGTCTCGCTGACCAGGAGCACCCGGTGA
- a CDS encoding ABC transporter permease, whose translation MNTFAKITATEAKLFLRAPFAAAGGLLLPSILLLAIGAIPGMSKPNEAAGGLRLLDAWVPSLIVVSLAMLALQSIPAAVATYREQGVLRRLATTPVHPVNLLGAQLLIHVAVSLAGIVLVLVLGNVVHDVPLPKHPLSFALTLVLGVVATFALGLIAAAVARTSKAATGVALVAFLPIMFFGGVYLPRPFLPDVLRRIGDYVPPGSQPLQDAWIGAGVQPLQLAALAGFAVLGTALAVRLFRWE comes from the coding sequence GTGAACACCTTCGCCAAGATCACCGCCACCGAGGCGAAACTCTTCCTCCGCGCGCCGTTCGCGGCGGCCGGCGGCCTGCTGCTGCCGTCGATCCTGCTGCTCGCCATCGGCGCCATCCCGGGCATGAGCAAACCCAACGAGGCGGCGGGCGGGTTGCGCCTCCTCGACGCCTGGGTGCCGTCGCTGATCGTCGTGAGCCTGGCGATGCTGGCCCTGCAGTCGATCCCGGCCGCCGTCGCCACCTACCGCGAGCAGGGCGTGCTGCGCCGGCTGGCCACCACCCCGGTGCACCCGGTCAACCTGCTGGGCGCGCAGCTGCTCATCCACGTCGCCGTTTCGCTGGCCGGCATCGTCCTCGTGCTGGTGCTGGGCAACGTCGTCCACGACGTCCCGCTGCCGAAGCACCCGCTGTCGTTCGCGCTGACGCTGGTGCTCGGGGTGGTCGCGACGTTCGCGCTCGGCCTGATCGCGGCCGCGGTCGCCCGCACGTCCAAGGCGGCCACCGGGGTCGCGCTGGTCGCGTTCCTCCCGATCATGTTCTTCGGGGGCGTCTACCTGCCGCGGCCGTTCCTGCCGGACGTGCTCCGGCGGATCGGCGACTACGTGCCGCCGGGCTCGCAACCGCTGCAGGACGCCTGGATCGGCGCCGGCGTGCAGCCGCTGCAGCTGGCCGCGCTCGCCGGCTTCGCGGTGCTCGGCACGGCGCTCGCGGTCCGGTTGTTCCGCTGGGAGTGA